The genomic stretch ccacccctctgcCCAACCCCTGACCCCCATTCACATGCTCAGATCTCCACTCTGGAATTGATGACTACTTGGCTAGGTTTCCATTCATGGCAGTGGAGGAGTAGATGGTAGAGAGAGAGGCACCTTGTTCACCCCTCTCCTTTGACAGGTCACGGTTGGAAGCTCTGTAGTGACTGGGTTGAAGCTGAAGGGATTCAGGCCGTACCCTGGGCAGCTGAGGAATACCATGGGTGATGCCTACAGACTTGGCTCGAGACAGAGAGTTGGCTCCAGAAGTGGAGGAGCAGCTGGGCTCATCTACAGGCAGCAGTACATCTCGAGGCCTGGCTCTCCCACTCTGGGAGGCCTGTGATTGAAGGTTATAGCAAGGACCCATGGGCAAGGGTAAGTGTGAAGGTCGAGCTAGGTGAGGCAGAGAGTCTCCAGGTGCTCTTGGGAGCCCTGGCACCGAAACTGGCATTGCCACAGGAGGTATGCAACACGTTGCCTGCCCATATGAAGACTGATTGAAAGGCTCATCCAGCTGACTAGGGGTTATCCAAGCAGGATCTGGCTCCAATGGAAGAGGACAGCGAGCCCAGGTAGGCCAGTCATAGGCCCCTGGAGGTTCAGTGTAGAGAGACAAGGGACTGTCTTGACCccattccccttcctcttcttcaccttCTTCATCTGAATCTTCCTGGTGGGCCTGTAGCTCATCAGACTCCATGTAACCCTGGGCTAAGTGAGAACTGGAGAGCTCCAGATCTGGGGTCTCTGCATTGTCAAGTGAACGGCTTCTCCTATTGAGTGTCATTGCAGCAGGTGGAGGTCGAGGATGTATGCCAGGGAGCCCCAAGTACCTAGGGAGGCTGCTAACACCCCAGGGCAGGCCTTGGTAGAATCGACTGTGATAGCTGTTGAAGGCATGCTTATGGTAATAACCCAGCTCAAAAGCTTCCAATGAGGCTGTAAGGTCTTCGTCATTGTGGAACTCAGGATTCTCTTCACACTTGCCTTCTCCATCCCGTTCCACATCAGCAATGTCAAAGGTGACCATGGGGGGCAGCTCAGGGAGGTTTTGAGTGAATGATGAGTCAGAGTCAGAGCTGCAGGACATACTGGAGAAAAGGTTTCCATTGCTGGTAAACTCCACTAGGGCCTGTGAGAAACTCACAGTGGCAttcccttccttctcatcttcttcctctggctCCTCAGGGGGTGAATAACTAGGGTAGGCCCTCCTGGGAGAGCCTCCAAAATTTGCTTCTTGCATGTCTGGCTCAAACATGGCATCACTCTGGAAGAGCTGCATCAAACAAGTACTTTGATCTTTTTTGGAGCAAGTCCCCTCAAAACGCTTCTCCAGAGGACGGAAATCCCGCCAGTCTGGTTCACTGCTAGAAGTAGCAGGGAATGCTGACGTGGTTCCCCGGTGGGAAGTCTGAGAAGTTCCTGATGTCCCCACCACCAGGCCCATCACTGATGGACCTAATGGTCTCATCTGATACTCCAAGATGGGCTTCTCTTGCCGGACCTGATTCTCACAGGCTCGACTCTCTTGAGTATGAACCTCTCTGGCCTGGGCTTCTCGGACTCTGACATCTCTGTTGTAAGATTCCCGCGGGTGAGTGTCTCGAGCATAAGTCTCTCTGGCGTTAGCCTCTCTGGCACATGCCTCTTGAACCTCAAGCTGCTCTCGGCGAAGTTCCCAGTAGAGTAACTGCTTCTGGATGGTCACCAGCCGttcttcttctgtttccattGCCCCAGGTGGCCGAGAAGAAAAGGGTTCAAAGTTCAAGAACGGACCACACGTTTCGGAGTTGTGACCATGGAGGTCATAAAGGCAGTCATCTCCAGGTGGGGAGTTCTCAAGACTGTCATCTGGCACATAGAACTCATATAGAGCATCACCACTATAACTGTCTCTGGGTAGACAATCTCTATGGACAATGCCCAGAGCCTCACGTGAATCATCCTCAAATCCTGGTGTGGTAGAGTCATAATAACCTTCATCACTATTGGGAGCAGACTCTTGCTGGTCACTCTGAGGAGTCAAAAGTTCACCAGGGCCTAGGTTAGGATAAGACCGAACTGGGTCAAGGAGCATGTAGCCCTGGTGGCTGGGAGATGTAGCAGTATGGTAGCCCACGTTTAGATTAGATCTTGGGTATATCTGGGCACTTGCCCACAAATACTCTAAGTCATCATCTTCCTCCCCATCCTTGGCCTCATCTTCCTCATCCCCTAATTCTacctcctcattctcttcttcctcattgtcatcatcatctgGCAAGGccatctcctccccacctccttggTAGGTCACCAAGCAGGAACTTCGCTTGGTCCCATCTCGGTTGGCCCTCTGGCCACCAGAGGCCATGCTATCTGTCATGCTGTCCATGTCCTGTTCTGCTATAATGTCACCACAACCTGTCAATGAGTCGAAGCTTTTCAGGGATGTGACGTCCCCAAACAGGAGGCTTAGCTGATCCCCAACAGGACCATTGGGTGGGTTTACCTCTCCTGTCACcactttttcttcagtttctgaaGTGTGGGTCTCCTCTTGACTACCAGTTTCAGGAACAGGCTTGGGCTGCATGAACTCTGAGACACAGGTTCTTGTGAGTTTTTCTGGATTTTTACAAGCTGTCTTCTCAGTAATTGGTGAAAAATGTTCTAGTGATGGAGAAACTTTTGGCCCAGGGGCATCCTGAGatttggcattttcttttctagCAGTTGGGAATATCTCCTCACAGCTGGGGAGTGAGATTGAACTCACATTCTCCTGAGACCTGGTTCTAGCTCCCTCAAGTTCCTTGGCCCCGAGCCCACCCTGATCAGCCCCAGAAACCTTGCTCTTCCGGTGACGACGGATACTGCTGAAAAAGCCTTTTAGGCCTTTCTTCGGCTTGTGCACAGAGGGTACCTTCTCAACTCCagctttctctgtggcttcagcCACAGAAGTCTTACATCTAGGGCCTATCTCCAAAGTTCCATGGACACTCTGGGAACTGGGAAATTGAGAAGGTGACTTAGACAAAGAGAGGCCTGTTTCTTCAATGACAACATCTTCAGGGCCGTGAGATGCTTCACTCAGACCATCGTGAGTCTTACTCTTGTTCAGACCCTTCTTAGAGTTGCCTTTCCCAGAACCTTTGCTTCGTCCTCCCCCAAAGAAACTAGGCAGAGTACAGATTCCCTTCTTGCCACCAAAGAGTTTCATGGCAGTTTTCTTCAGCCTACCTGGGCCTGATAAGGGTGGCTCTGATGTTGGTCCTTCTGTTGTCTCAGTTGTTTTATTCTTGGCTCCTTTTTCAGCTCCTCTATCTTCGGTAACCGTAGAGGCTGATGCTCCCTTGATCTGAACAACTTCATCCTTTTGAGTCTCCATGATGATGAAGACAATTCTTCAACTAGAAATGCTGCCTTTGGATTCCAGGATAGTTATAACATGATCAGTCAGGAAGCATTACTGTGCAGTCTGAGGGAGataaaagagacaaagacagagacaaataCTGGTAAACAAGTACACAGGCTGGGTTTGTTTTCATGGGTGATTATTGTCTCAGGACTGAATGGgatcagaaagaaaataagtaaacacTGGTAAAACCTTAATCTATTCTGTGTGTTTGGTTTGCTTATCTAGCTTCTTCTGGGCCCCAGGGCAATAAAAATCCTACACTGAACAACAGTCAGCTACCATTAGCTGCTCCCTTGCTAGTCTACTACCATTAGGCTGCTGTAAATACAAGGGGAGATTTGACAGAGGCAATCATAGGTGTG from Meriones unguiculatus strain TT.TT164.6M chromosome X, Bangor_MerUng_6.1, whole genome shotgun sequence encodes the following:
- the Amer1 gene encoding APC membrane recruitment protein 1, with the translated sequence METQKDEVVQIKGASASTVTEDRGAEKGAKNKTTETTEGPTSEPPLSGPGRLKKTAMKLFGGKKGICTLPSFFGGGRSKGSGKGNSKKGLNKSKTHDGLSEASHGPEDVVIEETGLSLSKSPSQFPSSQSVHGTLEIGPRCKTSVAEATEKAGVEKVPSVHKPKKGLKGFFSSIRRHRKSKVSGADQGGLGAKELEGARTRSQENVSSISLPSCEEIFPTARKENAKSQDAPGPKVSPSLEHFSPITEKTACKNPEKLTRTCVSEFMQPKPVPETGSQEETHTSETEEKVVTGEVNPPNGPVGDQLSLLFGDVTSLKSFDSLTGCGDIIAEQDMDSMTDSMASGGQRANRDGTKRSSCLVTYQGGGEEMALPDDDDNEEEENEEVELGDEEDEAKDGEEDDDLEYLWASAQIYPRSNLNVGYHTATSPSHQGYMLLDPVRSYPNLGPGELLTPQSDQQESAPNSDEGYYDSTTPGFEDDSREALGIVHRDCLPRDSYSGDALYEFYVPDDSLENSPPGDDCLYDLHGHNSETCGPFLNFEPFSSRPPGAMETEEERLVTIQKQLLYWELRREQLEVQEACAREANARETYARDTHPRESYNRDVRVREAQAREVHTQESRACENQVRQEKPILEYQMRPLGPSVMGLVVGTSGTSQTSHRGTTSAFPATSSSEPDWRDFRPLEKRFEGTCSKKDQSTCLMQLFQSDAMFEPDMQEANFGGSPRRAYPSYSPPEEPEEEDEKEGNATVSFSQALVEFTSNGNLFSSMSCSSDSDSSFTQNLPELPPMVTFDIADVERDGEGKCEENPEFHNDEDLTASLEAFELGYYHKHAFNSYHSRFYQGLPWGVSSLPRYLGLPGIHPRPPPAAMTLNRRSRSLDNAETPDLELSSSHLAQGYMESDELQAHQEDSDEEGEEEEGEWGQDSPLSLYTEPPGAYDWPTWARCPLPLEPDPAWITPSQLDEPFNQSSYGQATCCIPPVAMPVSVPGLPRAPGDSLPHLARPSHLPLPMGPCYNLQSQASQSGRARPRDVLLPVDEPSCSSTSGANSLSRAKSVGITHGIPQLPRVRPESLQLQPSHYRASNRDLSKERGEQGASLSTIYSSTAMNGNLAK